Part of the Leptolyngbya sp. BL0902 genome, CCTCGATATGCTTGGAGCTATCGTCGGCCTTGCTGTCTTGGCGCTGATTAGCATCCCCATTGCCATCGCCATTAAACTCGATAGCCCAGGCCCGGTGCTCTATTCCCAAACCCGCTATGGTTTGCGAGGCAAGCCCTTCAAAATTTGGAAGTTTCGCTCTATGGTACCCAATGCCGATGATCTCAAGGCAACGGTGACGAATGAGGCCCAGGGGCTAATCTTCAAAAATGAAGCCGACCCCCGCATTACCCGCGTTGGTCGATTTCTCCGCAAAACCAGCCTGGATGAATTTCCCCAGTTTTGGAACGTGCTACGCGGCGAAATGAGCCTGGTGGGCACCCGCCCCCCCACCGCCGATGAAGTCTCCCGCTATCTTCCCCACCACTGGAAGCGCCTGAATGTAAAGCCCGGTCTCACCGGACAGTGGCAAGTCAGCGGACGATCTGCCATTAAGGATTTTGAGGAAATCGTGAAGCTCGATCTCATCTACCAGCGCATCTGGTCGCCCTGGTATGATCTCAAACTGATTCTGCAAACCGTGACGGTTTTGCTCAATCGCAAAGGGGCTTACTAGGGCCTGAACGCCAGATCTAACCCAAGCCCAGAACCCCGGTTTTGCGTCCCCTATGGCATGATGCCGCAGGAGGCGATCCCACAGAAACCGGGGTTTTCCTGTGGTTGCTGGCGGGGTTAGGCTCACCCCATTAAATGAGATCTCGGATTGAGGCTTTCCATTTGGCGCAGTTCTTCGTAAAGCGCCTTTTCTCGATCACTCAACCGTGTCGGAATCACCACCTCCAGCTCAATAATCAAGTCCCCTCGTTCCTGACCGATAGGATAGCCCCGCCCCACTAGGCGAATCCGCTGTCCGGTTTGGGCACCCTGGGGCAGCGTTGTCCGCTGGCGACCATCGAGGGTGGGAATGTCGATGGTGCTGCCGAGGGCGGCTTCGCTGGGGGTGATGGGCAAGCGGCAAAACACATCGCTGCCCTGAAGTTTGAATAACGGGTGAGGCTCTACCTCAATCCGCAGGTACAGATTGCCGCCGCCAACCCCCTGCCCCCGCAGGCGAATCCGCTGTCCGGTGATCATCCCCGCAGGCATTTGCACCTCCAGGGAACGGCCATCCTCTAGGCGAATCCGTTCCCGTCCACCCCGGAAGGCTTTTTCTAGAGGAACCGTAAGGTTGGCTTCGGCATCGCGGCGTCCACCCCGGCGGGGTTCCGGTGGTGGCTCCCGATAGTCGGCCTCGTTGGCATAGGCGGGGGCATCCACCGTTGACTGGGCCGAATCCCCACGACGGTTCAGGAGTTGGTCAACGAAGTTGTTGAAGTCTGGAAATTCCCCAAAGCCAAAGTCTTCTAGGGAAATTCGGCCCCCGCTGCGGTTGGGGGGGGCTCCACGGGTGGCGGCGGCTTCGGGCTGGCGCTGAAATCCCTTTTGCTTCCAATACTGGCTAAACCGCTCGTACTGAGATCGTTTGTCCGTATCCGACAGGATTTCGTAGGCTTCCCCCAGCAGCTTGAACTTTTCCTCGGCTACTTGGTCGCCGGGGTTGAGGTCGGGGTGATACTGGCGGGCTAATTTGCGGTAGGCCTGCTTAATGGTGCTAAAGTCGGCCTCCCTGGAAACTCCCAGAATCTCGTAGTAGTTCCGAAAGTTTTGCATATCGAGCGCTTAGGGATAATTAGGTGATCACAATGATTTGTAGAACGCATTTCGACTTCGCTCAATGCCCCTGCGCAACATAGCCAGGGGGTTGAGCCCAGTCGAAACCCAGAGCCAACATTAATTTTAATTTAGCCATTCTCTTGCGTAAGGATAGGTGATCGGGAAAGACCTGACCTAGAGCCATTCGTCGCGGCTGGCCCAATCGCTGCCATAGTCGGAGTCGGGCGGCGGGCTGGGGCGGCGGCTGGGCGGTTCGCGCCAGTCGGATTCTGGTGGGGTAGGGCGACGTTCTGGGGCATTGCCCTCGGCCCAGGGGTCGTCATCCCAGTTATCAGAACTTTGAGGGTGGTTGGGTGCAGGGCGGGATGGACTCGCTCCGTTGGCGGGGGGCGTTTGTCCAGAGGAACCAGAACCAGGGGCACCGGGGCCGTAGTCAGCCGTAGGTCTAGGGCTGAATCGTTCTTCCCTGGGGCGATCTTCCCTAGGATCCGGGGGCCGATTGGCTGGAGTGGAACCGTACCCGACCTCTGGTGCTAGGGGACGATTGGCAGGGGCGTTGTAGGGACGGTTGTCGTAGGAACGATCCGCGTCTGGGTTGCTGTAGCCCGGATTCGCAGGACGATTACCGTAGCCTAAATCCTGGCCAGGGCGGGCGTCTTGATAGCCCCGACGGCCATAGCCCGGATTGTCGTTAATGCCGGGGCGGTTATCAACAGGGCGGTTCTCGGCAGGGCGGTTGACCGGGGGCTGATTGGTGTAACCGGAAGGCTGGCCGTAGCTGGGACGATTATCGGCGGGGCGATTATCCCCAGGCCGATTGTCATACCCCTGGCGATCCGCGTTTGGATTGCGGTAGGTGTCGTAGGCTGCGCCGCCGTAGGTGGGTCGGTTGCCGCCATAGCTCGGCGGGTTGTAGCCAGAGGGTTGACCGTAACCAGAAGGCTGACCGTAGCTCGGTGGGGTGTAGTTAGAGGGCTGACCGTAACTGGGCGGCTGGCCGTAGTTTTGGCCCCCTCGGCTGCGGCTGTCGTAGTCCCAGTCGTCGTCCCAGTTGCCCCAGGAACCGCCCTGGTAGCCGTAGTTGGGGCGGGCGTCGAGGTCGTCGTCGAAGGCAAAGGTTTTCTTCAGGGTGTTGCCAATTTGGCCCAGAATGCCGCCTTCCTGGTCGTCCTCGGCTTCGTAGAGGTAGGCTTCGCGGTTGAGGTCGTAGAGTTCGTCTTGCAGTTCGGTTTGGGCGATGTCGATACCGCGCTCGTCCCCGCGTTCTAGGCCATCGCGCAGTTCTTGCACCAGGCTTTCGATGCGGCGGCGACGCTCACGGGCAAACTGCATCCCAAAATCCAGCGCTACCTCCCGCAGCAGGCGTTCGGCCTGGAAGGTGAGGGCTTCGGCGCGATTGCGTTTTTCCACCCGTTCCCGCTGCAAACGGTCGGTTTCGGCAAATTCCTCCGCCTCCTGGATCATCCGCTGCACTTCGCTTTCCTCCAGGTTGGCCGCGCCTTGCACCGTCAGGCTTTGCTCGCGCCCGGTGGTTTTGTCCATGGCCGACACCTGCAAAATGCCGTTGGCATCAATATCAAAGGACACCAACACCTGGGGCACCCCACGGGGAGCCGGGGGAATGCCCATCAGCTTGAAGCGGCCTAGGGACTTGTTATCCGCCCCCATTTCCCGCTCGCCCTGGAGGACGTGGACTTCCACGGAGGTTTGATTGTTCTCTGAGGTGGAGAAAATATCCGAACGCCGCACCGGAATGGTGGTGTTGCGGGGGATCACCTTTTTCATTACGCCGCCGATGGTCTCCAATCCCAGGGATAGGGAAGTTACATCCAGCAGCATGATGTCCTGCACCTCCTGGGTGAGGATACCCGCCTGGATCGCCGCCCCCACCGCCACCGCCTCATCGGGGTTGACGTTTTGGCTGGGTTCTAGGCCAATCAGCGACCGAACTAGGTCTTGGGCCATGGGCATCCGGCTACCGCCTCCCACCAGCACCACCTCGTCAATGTCGTTGGGCGACAGGTTGGCATCGCTGATGGCCTGCTTGAGGGGGCCGCGCAAACGGCTGATCAAATCTCCGCACAGCCCCTCAAACTGGGAACGGCTGAGGCGGGTTTCGATGTGCTTGGGGCCGTCCTTGGTGGCGGTGATGAAGGGCAGGCTAATTTCCGTCGTCGCCACGCCGGATAGTTCGATTTTGGCCTTTTCCGCCGCCTCGGTCAGCCGTTGCAGGGCTTGACGATCCTTCCGCAGATCAATCCCCTCCTGCTCTAGGAACTCCTCCGCCAGCCAGGTGACGATTTTTTGGTCAAAGTCGGCCCCGCCCAGTTGGGTATCCCCAGCGGTGGATCGCACCTCAAACACCCCGTCGCCCACATCCAAAATGGACACGTCGAAGGTGCCACCCCCCAGGTCAAATACCAGGATGGTTTGGTTGTAGGATTCATCGAACCCGTAGGCCAGAGCGGCGGCGGTGGGCTCGTTTAAAATTCGCTTCACATCCAGTCCGGCGATACGTCCGGCATTGCGGGTGGCTTGGCGCTGGGTGTCGTTAAAGTAGGCAGGCACCGTAATCACCGCCCCGGTGACGGGCTGGCCCAGGTAGCGGCTGGCCTCATCCGCCAGTTTCCGCAGCACCATGGCCGACAGTTCCTCCGGCGCAAAGTCTTTTTCCAGGCGAGGACAACGCACCTTCACATTGCCCACCTCGTCGCGGCGGATGGTATAGGGTACTCGCTTGGCGGCGTCATCCAGTTCCGCATACTTGCGGCCCATGTAGCGCTTGACGCCGTAGAACGTATTTTGAGGGTTCAGCACCGACTGCCGCCGCGCCAACTGCCCCACCAGACGCTCCCCTTCCTTGCTAAAGGCCACCACCGAAGGCGTGGTACGCATCCCTTCCGCGTTGGCAATCACCACGGGCTTGCCACCTTCCATGACAGAAACAACCGAGTTGGTGGTGCCTAGGTCGATGCCAACTACTTTTCCCATTCCCTTTGGCGTCTCCTTCGTGGTCGGTCTGCGAGGTGTCAGTCTGCAATCGGTCAGTCTGCAAGGTGCTGCCAGACTAGCACCGCAAAGGCACGGCATCTGCTGCCTGACTTACATCTTTCTTAATGATAGTCTGCCATGACCTAGCCTCACATTTTATCGCTTGCCCCACGCATTCGCGCTTCCCGATGGGCCAAAGGCTATCCGCGCCCAGTCCTTGGGGCATTCCAGCCAATTTCCCCGCCAGGGACTCCCCAAGCGATCATTATTTTGCTATGATCAGTCATCGACACGCGGATGTGGCGGAATTGGTAGACGCGCTAGATTTAGGTTCTAGTTTCGCAAGAAGTGAAGGTTCAAGTCCTTTCATCCGCATGACTGAATACCTCATTGGCCCAAGGCGTGAGGCGTTCCAAGACTCGTGATGGGCTAGTCAGGCTGGCTTTGGATAAGGCTGCTGCATTCTTTTAGCGATTGGGCCGTGGGCCAGTTCGGAGTATAAGAAGTCGTCTCTCCGGCTAGGTGGGAGAGATCGCAGCTTCTAGGGGCCATTTTGGCTAGGATCAACAGCCGATGCTGGGGTAAACATAGCGCCCGAACCTAGGGCCGCTGAATGGTGGTTTCCATCACCCGCCGTTTAGCGGCATCTATCCCAAACACTCGTACATAATGGCCCCGATGGTCGTTGAGGCAATCGGCAAGTTGGGCGAGGGCATCGGTAGGTGAAGTGGGGGCAATGGTGCGGCAGCTTTGCCAAGATCCGGTCTTAAATCGACGGGGCTCCACATACTCGACGCCGATGGCATGGCCTTGGCTGACGAGGGTTTGCACGTGCTGGGCCACGGTTGGATCGAGGGCAGGCTGTGATGCGAACTCCGTCGAACGATGCGCGTTGGCGGTGGGCTGGGATGGTTCGATGGGCACGGCTGGGGCATACCCATCGGTGGTGGGCTGGGGTTGAGGGATTGGACGAGGATCGGCGGGGGGCGCAACGGCGGCGGGTGCTGGCGGCGAAAAACGGTCTTGGGAAAGGACTTGGTTATACTCCCGCACGAGGCGCATATCCCGCAGGCGCTGCTGTTCCTTCACCATGAGGTTGCCCTGTTCGATCAGGTGGGGCAAGCTGAAGTTGGGTGGGCGAAAGGTGGGCGGCTGGGTCGTATTCACCACCGAGGGGCCGACCTTGGCGATGCCCACCCGGTCGATGAAGGCTTCGATTTGCTCATCAAACAGGCGCGACCGCAGCGCCCCATAGAAATCCACCGACTGATCTAAAAAGTGATCGACGAGGGTGGTCACATCCTGGGGTGAGAGGCCATCTTCAGAAAAAATGCCGCCCACGATGCCGATTTTGTCTTCGCGGCTGGGTTCCCAGTAGAACTTTTCCATCCGCCCATCTCGCACGAGGGGCGCGTAGAGGGTAGCGAAGTCGTTGCCCGTGACCACGATGGGTACCCGATGGAGGGGGGTGTCGTCGTAGCTGCCGGGAAGCTGCACGTTGGTGGGGTTATCGGCAATGTTCATCAGCGTGGCGTTCACAAGCTGGGTATTCACCGTATATTGCGTGCCCGCATCCACCCGGCCCGCCCCGGCATCGAGGTCGTTGATCATCAGCACGGCCATCTTGCCCCGCACCCGAATTAGCTCCGCCGCCTCCCGGTAGCGCAGCCGAATCAGACGGGCTGGATCGCCTGCGTCGGGGCTTTCTAGCTCCCCGGCTGAAATGTGAACCACCTCCACCCCCATGGCCTGGTAGACCAATTCGCACTGGAAGGTTTTGCCCTCGCCCTTGCGCCCGTGGATGCCCAAAATCAACGGCACCTTCACCTTGGGCAGGTCGATAAAGTTTTTGGTGATGTGAACCGCCAGCTTTTTCAGAAAACGGGGCGCAATATAAAAGGTCATGGGGTCACAATCCGGCGAGGAGAAGCTATTTTGTACTCTACTACACCACCGATATGCCCATGACGCTACCCCCGATCACCCTCGTCAGCCTTCAGGTGGGCCAGCCCCAAACCTTGGGTCAAGCCGATGCCACCGACCCGATGGATCACCCTTGGACGACGGGCTTTTTTAAGCAGCCTGTTTCTGGGCCAGTTTGGCTCGGTTCCACCCATTTAGAGGGCGATGGTCAAGCTGATTTGAAAAACCACGGTGGCGTCGATAAGGCGGTGCTGGCCTATAGTGCGGATCATTACGACCTCTGGAAGTTGCACCTAAACTTGCCCCACCTGCCCCCCGGAGCCTTTGGCGAAAATTTCACCATCACGGGACAAACCGAAGCGGAGGTCTGTGTGGGAGATGTTTATGCCATCGGGGATGCCGTTGTGCAGGTGTCGCAGCCGCGCAAACCCTGCTGGAAGCTGGCCCGTCGCTGGCGCATCGCAGACCTGACCCAGCAGGTGTTAGCCAACGGTCGTACGGGCTGGTACTTTCGGGTGCTGCAAACCGGGCTGGTTGCTGCCGGACAAGCGGTGGCATTGCGGGAACGCCCCTGCCCCGAATGGCCCATCACCCGCGCCCACCAGGTCATGCACCACGATTTAAACGACAAAGCCGCCGCCCTAGCCCTAGCCGATTGTGCATTGCTATCCGACAACTGGCGCGACAAACTGCGGCAGCGCATCGGCGGGTAAATCGTGACCCAGGGCTAGGTCATCGCAGGTTCTAGATCGCACACGGGGGCCGTCTGGCGCGAAATAATACGCAAATTATGGGGATAGCGCGGACGCGGATCGCCCTTGAGCCAAATGGGCGGCACCATCGTGGCTTCATAGCCTTCAATTTCATACAAAATGCCGGGTTGTTCGACCAGCTCTACCACCGTGCCGGGTAGATACTCAAACATTTCATCCCAGTCAATCGCAGAGAGATGATCCGTGGAAACGTTATCCATTGCCATCGGTGTTAGCCAATCCTTCAACTGTGAAACGATGTCGAACGGTGGGGTTATGCCAGACGAGCCCAGACAAGATCGCTAACGATGGGCGAATGCCTAGCACCAAAACTCACTGCGATCCAGCACCACTTCGCCATGGTTGGGTACCCACACCACCCAAGCATGGCCCGCATCCCGGCACAGCAGCTTGGCTTCATCGGCGGCATAGGGGTTGGGCGTTTGCCGCAGTTTGACCCAGGTGTCGCGGGTATAGTTGAGCTGGCAGGTGGGGTAGTTCGGGGCGGCGATAGCCCCTGAACCCCAGGACGGCAAAGACTTGAGGACAGGGTTAGCCATAGGAAAAACTCACTTCGCTAAGGGGCAAGACAGCGGGTTCAGGGATCTCCCGGCACCTGTTACGCCTGAAGGTCAAGAAATCCTTTCTGTAGCTGATGATACAGAAATCTGGCTTTGTGAGCAAACGATTACTTAAGTCATGACAAATTTCTTATCATTTTTCTAAAAACAACTTATCGGTACCAGCCATGCTCTTCAAGCTTCTGATCATCCTCCACACCCTCGGCGCAACGGTGTGGGCAGGCGGACACCTGGTACTGGCGGCCACCGTGCTGCCCACCGCCCTCAAGCAAAACGACCCCAAACCCATCCATCAGTTTGAGGAACACTTCGAGAACTTTGGCCTCAGCGCCCTAGTGCTGCAAGTCGTCACCGGGCTGTGGATTACCTGGATTTACTTCCCCGGCTTCCAAACCTTTTGGGCCTTTGATTCGTTTTTGTCGGTCTATATTGGCATCAAATTGCTGCTGTTGCTGGGCACCCTCGCCCTCGCCCTCCACGCCCGCTTTTTCATCATCCCCAACCTATCGGCGGATAACCTCAACTCCCTGGCGTTTCACATTTTGGGCGTCACCACCCTTGCCGTTCTCTTTGTGGTGCTGGGGGCTGGCATTCGCCTCGGTGGGCTGACCTAGGCCCTAGGCATTGCCAAAAGGGACAGCGCTCAGCCGCCGCATCTCCAAAATAACGGTGGCCTAGTCCCTCGTTGGGCCATAGCGAGCGACGGCATAGGCGTGGGCTTCTAGTTCCTCAGTGTCGCTTAGGGGTGGCAGGGTGAGGGTGGGGTCTTGGTATTTGCGGCGCAGGGCAAGGCCGATGAGATAATCCGCAAAGTGAGGGTTTTTGGGCAGCAGCGAACCATGCATGTAGCTGCCAAAGACGTTTTTGTAGCGGGCACCTTCGTAGTCGGCAGCGGCATTATTGCCAAAGCCTGCGATGGTTTTGGCGAGGGGTTCTACACCTTCGCCCAAGAAGGTTTGGCCAGAGTGGTTTTCAAAGCCGACTAGGGTTTTGGGGATAGTGTGGGGTGCGCCAGTCCGGGAATCCGTTGTCCGGGCATCGGTCGTCTGGGAATTAGCCGTTTGGGGATCGGCGTAGAGGCTCTGAATGTCCTGGTACATGGCATCGGGAATTTCCGCCACTAGGTTGCCAATGCAGCGCTGTTTAACTTCGGTTCCGGGGGCTTTGGTGTTCACGTTGATGATCCCCAAACCGGGCGTTTCCTGGCCGTTGCCCATCAAAAAGGTGTTGCCCATCAGTTGATAGCCGCCGCACACGCCTAAAAACACCACCCCCGCCTCGGTATCGGCTTTGATGGTGTCAGCCTTGAGCTGATGGAAGTCTTCTACTACCGCCACTTGGTCGTTATCTTGGCCACCGCCCATAAAGTACAGGTCGGTTTGGCCCGGTTTGGGTCTATCGCCCATGGTCAGGGGGGTAATCGTACAATCTATCCCCCGCCACTGGCAGCGCCGCCGCAGGACGATGAGGTTGCCCGTGTCGCCATAGAGGTTGAGGTGGTCGGGGTAGAGGTGGGTGAGGGTGAGGGAGTAGGGCATGGGGGGAGTCGGGAATCGGGGGTCGGGAGTGGGGAATCGGGAGTCGGGATCAGACAATATCCAGGGTTTTGCCCATGAGTTTGCGAAATTCCAGCATGGCGGTGTAGGTGGGCATCACAAAAACGGTGTCGCCGGGGAGGGCGTGGGCGAAGGATTGATCGATGGCGTCCTGGATGGATTCCACGGTGGGGATGGTGGCGGGCGGTTGGTCGAGGGCGTACTTCAGCCGTACCCGCATATCCTTGGCGCGAATGCCGCTGCACAGCACCCAGTCCAAATGGGCCTGGTTGAGGCGTTCCAGTTCGCTATCCCACAGCCAGGAGACATCTTTGCCGTCGGCGGTGTTGTCGTTGATGGCGAGGATGAGCTTGAGGGCGGGAATGTGGCGCAGCAACTCTAGGCTGAGGCTGAAGCTGGCGGGATTTTTCACCAGCAGCAGGCGATAGTGAACGGTTTTGTCGCCCACCTGACGGCTGAGAATTTCTCCTCGGCCAAAGGCGGGTTGGAAGGTCTGGAGTCCCTGAATGGCCAAGTCTGGGGGGAGCCCCATCAGGGTCGCCATCGTCAGCGCAGTGAGGGCGTTGTAGACATGGAAAAATCCAGGGGAGGCGGTGCGGGCCTGGGCAATCTCGATGGTCTGATCCGCGACGGTGCCGTGGATGGCGAAGTCTGTGGTGAGGTCTTCGTTGATGCGGATGTCGGTGGCCTCTAGCCCTGGGGTGCCGGGTTCGCGGTGGTGTAGCTTTCCTTCGTAGGGCAAAAAGCGGGCGTATTCCTCCGCCAGGGAGACAAAATAGGTG contains:
- a CDS encoding sugar transferase yields the protein MLTLPHEPLSQPSWTRSHPSVTCAIKRTLDMLGAIVGLAVLALISIPIAIAIKLDSPGPVLYSQTRYGLRGKPFKIWKFRSMVPNADDLKATVTNEAQGLIFKNEADPRITRVGRFLRKTSLDEFPQFWNVLRGEMSLVGTRPPTADEVSRYLPHHWKRLNVKPGLTGQWQVSGRSAIKDFEEIVKLDLIYQRIWSPWYDLKLILQTVTVLLNRKGAY
- a CDS encoding DnaJ C-terminal domain-containing protein; this encodes MQNFRNYYEILGVSREADFSTIKQAYRKLARQYHPDLNPGDQVAEEKFKLLGEAYEILSDTDKRSQYERFSQYWKQKGFQRQPEAAATRGAPPNRSGGRISLEDFGFGEFPDFNNFVDQLLNRRGDSAQSTVDAPAYANEADYREPPPEPRRGGRRDAEANLTVPLEKAFRGGRERIRLEDGRSLEVQMPAGMITGQRIRLRGQGVGGGNLYLRIEVEPHPLFKLQGSDVFCRLPITPSEAALGSTIDIPTLDGRQRTTLPQGAQTGQRIRLVGRGYPIGQERGDLIIELEVVIPTRLSDREKALYEELRQMESLNPRSHLMG
- a CDS encoding ribulose bisphosphate carboxylase small subunit, producing MTFYIAPRFLKKLAVHITKNFIDLPKVKVPLILGIHGRKGEGKTFQCELVYQAMGVEVVHISAGELESPDAGDPARLIRLRYREAAELIRVRGKMAVLMINDLDAGAGRVDAGTQYTVNTQLVNATLMNIADNPTNVQLPGSYDDTPLHRVPIVVTGNDFATLYAPLVRDGRMEKFYWEPSREDKIGIVGGIFSEDGLSPQDVTTLVDHFLDQSVDFYGALRSRLFDEQIEAFIDRVGIAKVGPSVVNTTQPPTFRPPNFSLPHLIEQGNLMVKEQQRLRDMRLVREYNQVLSQDRFSPPAPAAVAPPADPRPIPQPQPTTDGYAPAVPIEPSQPTANAHRSTEFASQPALDPTVAQHVQTLVSQGHAIGVEYVEPRRFKTGSWQSCRTIAPTSPTDALAQLADCLNDHRGHYVRVFGIDAAKRRVMETTIQRP
- a CDS encoding MOSC domain-containing protein, which gives rise to MTLPPITLVSLQVGQPQTLGQADATDPMDHPWTTGFFKQPVSGPVWLGSTHLEGDGQADLKNHGGVDKAVLAYSADHYDLWKLHLNLPHLPPGAFGENFTITGQTEAEVCVGDVYAIGDAVVQVSQPRKPCWKLARRWRIADLTQQVLANGRTGWYFRVLQTGLVAAGQAVALRERPCPEWPITRAHQVMHHDLNDKAAALALADCALLSDNWRDKLRQRIGG
- a CDS encoding CopD family protein — its product is MLFKLLIILHTLGATVWAGGHLVLAATVLPTALKQNDPKPIHQFEEHFENFGLSALVLQVVTGLWITWIYFPGFQTFWAFDSFLSVYIGIKLLLLLGTLALALHARFFIIPNLSADNLNSLAFHILGVTTLAVLFVVLGAGIRLGGLT
- a CDS encoding type 1 glutamine amidotransferase, with the translated sequence MPYSLTLTHLYPDHLNLYGDTGNLIVLRRRCQWRGIDCTITPLTMGDRPKPGQTDLYFMGGGQDNDQVAVVEDFHQLKADTIKADTEAGVVFLGVCGGYQLMGNTFLMGNGQETPGLGIINVNTKAPGTEVKQRCIGNLVAEIPDAMYQDIQSLYADPQTANSQTTDARTTDSRTGAPHTIPKTLVGFENHSGQTFLGEGVEPLAKTIAGFGNNAAADYEGARYKNVFGSYMHGSLLPKNPHFADYLIGLALRRKYQDPTLTLPPLSDTEELEAHAYAVARYGPTRD
- a CDS encoding Mur ligase family protein: MNQLLLIPIVAFAKVLTVVLRLSGRGSGTALPGYLVGKYFPFALGVLVQQIPTVVAITGTNGKTTTQTMLDAMVSQGDGIKILRNKAGANLSQGILSELLKQSNALGRLDFTHAILEVEEATLPRIAALLKPQVIAVTNLYRDQLDAYGEIDRTEKLIRDGIAQCPQAQVVVNGDDPRTSRLTQGLPNPTYFVSLAEEYARFLPYEGKLHHREPGTPGLEATDIRINEDLTTDFAIHGTVADQTIEIAQARTASPGFFHVYNALTALTMATLMGLPPDLAIQGLQTFQPAFGRGEILSRQVGDKTVHYRLLLVKNPASFSLSLELLRHIPALKLILAINDNTADGKDVSWLWDSELERLNQAHLDWVLCSGIRAKDMRVRLKYALDQPPATIPTVESIQDAIDQSFAHALPGDTVFVMPTYTAMLEFRKLMGKTLDIV